ACATCTTTGACTATCATGGCCGGTTTCGTGGCGATGATTACGTCAGAGCATTACTCCATGGAATTTCTGGGCTGGGCGATGGTGGTGGGCATGCTTTCTGCGGTGCCTCTTACTCTCGTAACATTGCCGGCCCTGTTGAAAGTAATCTTACAGCGATTCTCACCTCAGAAAGCCGCTTAACCGGCATCATATTTCCACAGGTTGCTGTCGCTTCCATTGTCGACTGAGGATTCTCTCATCACAATGCGTATGCCAGCGAAATGGAGCGATTGCCAAAAATCTTGCCGTTGATCCGACACTCCAATACAAGATATTGATGGGGACCGGCGTCCCGCGTCCCGAAACTGTCTCAAAATTCTCGAATCCACAAGAATCGTGCCACGATCTGGGTTATAGCTGTTATCGAAAGTCTTGACGGAATCCAATGCCTGCAATGGGAAGAATCAGTAGCGCCGGCGTCCCTGCCGGCGATAACTTATTGCTTTGTTTGGTGAATTGTTCGCCGGCACGGAGGCCGGCGCTACCAATTGCTGGGAACTGCTCTTCACAATCCGTGATTACTTTCGAGAATCGGTATAAATTTCGATTTTTGAGACAGTCTGTCCTCGTCGGTCCATTCTGTTGATATCATTCATCATATTGAAGAAGTGCCGGCACGGAGGCTGGCATCCACCAATATTGCTAATCTTCAATCGAACAGTCAACGGCCATAGCATCCCGAAACAAATCCTCGCAATCGGCATCCCAGTTGTTGGAAGCAATACCAAACTCAAGTACTATCGGCTCATTGAGCGGATAGTACTTGAGTTTGGTATTGCTTCCCGAGTCACCACTGTCTAACGTATAGGATAAAGTATAATCTCAACTAGTTATAAGGAAATACGATGTCTTTTGCAGATCAAAGCGCATTAACGGATCGGACAGTGCAGCCTGTTGGAACACCTGTGCAGCAAAGCATAGAAACCGCCACCTTTGCCTTAGGCTGATTCTGGGGTCCTGACTCCCGGTTCGGGAGCATCAAAGGTGTCATTCGTACTCGTGTAGGCTATACGGGCGGGACAAAACCCAGTCCCACATATCACAGTCTCGGCGATCACACGGAATCTCTACAAATCGATTACGATCCCAAAGAAATTTCGTATGAAGACATCCTGAATGTCTTCTGGAGAAGCCACGATCCCACTCAACGGGCGTGGTCGAGACAGTACAAGGCAGCCGTGTTTTATCATAATGCACAGCAGAAAGCTTTAGCCGAGAAGACCCGAGATCGCGAAGCATCTCAAAGAAACGGTCAGATAGTGACGGAGATTCTTCCTGCAACGGCTTTTTATAACGCAGAACCGTATCATCAGAAGTTCAGACTCCAGCAGAATAGGGAATTGATGCTTAGAATTCTTGAGGTGTATCCATCATTCGAAGATTTTGTCGATTCAACTGCGGCCGCACGGTTAAATGCATACCTCGACGGCTACGGTACGGCGGAATTTCTTCGAGAAGAGCTGGAAAAAGCGGGGCTGTCTTCTGAAACAATAGACGAATTCATGACATATGTGGAGCCCAGGAAAAAGTTCCAGAAATGAGGTTTTTTGCCACATGAAACCAATACTGATGTTTTTGAGCATATTCATATTATTGGCAGCCGTACAGAGCGTTCAGGCCAAGAATGAAACAGCAATATTCGCGGGGGGATGTTTCTGGTGCATGGAACCGCCTTTTGAGAAGCTCAATGGTGTAGTGGACGTTACATCAGGGTACACGGGCGGAAAGGGTGCAAATCCGACGTACGAAGATTATGCGAGAAAAGGATACATCGAAGCGGTTCAGGTCACGTACGATCCTTCAATTGTGCCTTACGGTCGACTTCTCGATGTTTTTTGGCGGCAAATAGATCCCACCGATGCCGGCGGACAGTTTGTCGATCGCGGAGCCGAATACCGTTCCGCAATCTTCTATCATGACGAACAGCAGAAGAAACTGGCGGAAGAATCCAAAAAAGCTCTGGCCGAATCCGGCAGGTTCGACAAGCCTATTGTTACCGAAATTCTTCCGGAAAAGCCCTTCTTCAAGGCAGAAGCATATCATC
The sequence above is a segment of the Desulfomonile tiedjei DSM 6799 genome. Coding sequences within it:
- the msrA gene encoding peptide-methionine (S)-S-oxide reductase MsrA; the encoded protein is MQPVGTPVQQSIETATFALGUFWGPDSRFGSIKGVIRTRVGYTGGTKPSPTYHSLGDHTESLQIDYDPKEISYEDILNVFWRSHDPTQRAWSRQYKAAVFYHNAQQKALAEKTRDREASQRNGQIVTEILPATAFYNAEPYHQKFRLQQNRELMLRILEVYPSFEDFVDSTAAARLNAYLDGYGTAEFLREELEKAGLSSETIDEFMTYVEPRKKFQK